From Methylopila sp. M107, a single genomic window includes:
- the fabI gene encoding enoyl-ACP reductase FabI has translation MTDVRGLMAGKRGLVMGVANNRSIAYGIAKAAANAGAKLAFTYQGDALKKRVEPLAAELGGEVVGHCDVTDAASIDAVFEKTGEVLGGLDFLVHCVAFSDKDQLDGRYLETTAENFNKTMFISCYSLTAVTQRAEKLMENGGSILTLTYYGAEKWMPHYNVMGVAKAALEASVRYLAADLGQKNIRVNAISAGPIKTLAASGIGDFRYILKWNELNSPLRRTVTIDEVGDSAVYFLSDLGRGVTGEIHHVDAGYHIVGMKNPDAPDISVV, from the coding sequence ATGACCGACGTTCGAGGCCTGATGGCCGGCAAGCGAGGGCTCGTGATGGGCGTCGCGAACAATCGGTCGATCGCCTATGGCATCGCGAAGGCGGCCGCCAACGCCGGGGCCAAGCTCGCCTTCACCTATCAGGGCGATGCGCTGAAGAAGCGCGTCGAGCCGCTCGCGGCCGAGCTCGGCGGCGAAGTCGTCGGCCATTGCGACGTGACCGACGCCGCCTCGATCGACGCTGTGTTCGAGAAGACCGGCGAGGTCTTGGGCGGGCTCGACTTCCTGGTCCACTGCGTCGCGTTTTCCGACAAGGACCAGCTCGACGGCCGCTATCTCGAGACGACGGCCGAAAACTTCAACAAGACCATGTTCATCTCCTGCTATTCGCTCACCGCAGTCACGCAGCGGGCCGAGAAGCTGATGGAGAACGGCGGGTCGATCCTGACGCTGACCTACTACGGCGCGGAAAAGTGGATGCCGCACTACAACGTCATGGGCGTCGCCAAGGCCGCGCTGGAAGCCAGCGTCCGCTATCTCGCGGCCGACCTCGGCCAGAAAAACATCCGCGTCAACGCGATCTCGGCCGGCCCCATCAAGACGCTGGCGGCCTCGGGGATCGGCGACTTCCGCTACATCCTGAAGTGGAACGAGCTGAACTCGCCGCTCCGCCGTACGGTGACGATCGACGAGGTCGGCGATTCGGCCGTCTATTTCCTGTCCGATCTCGGACGGGGCGTGACCGGCGAGATCCACCATGTCGACGCCGGCTACCACATCGTCGGCATGAAGAACCCGGACGCGCCGGACATTTCCGTGGTGTAA
- a CDS encoding LysR family transcriptional regulator — MLAWDDFRLVKAIAERRSLAGAAEILGVNASTVFRRLGALEERLGARLFERGRAGYGLTPAGDEMAAIADRMGDDIIAFERRVMGQDLAPTGELRVTTNDSLLIHGLTDVFASFRRAYPEISLDVVVGNAVLNLSKRDADIALRVTASPPETLVGRRLASIYWAVYGLAPMRPVDSIEALDHLPWIGPGDMLGQLQRWLRDVVGEHKMVYRLNTVLGMAEAIAAGIGIGPLPCYIANRFPGLVRLYDPPGQTPPGLWILTHPDLRSSARIRAFMDHVGQDLAKKRPLFEGVRERELA; from the coding sequence ATGCTCGCATGGGACGACTTCCGCCTCGTCAAGGCGATCGCAGAGCGGCGGTCGCTGGCCGGCGCGGCCGAGATACTGGGCGTCAACGCATCGACGGTGTTCCGCCGACTCGGCGCGCTGGAAGAACGGCTCGGCGCCCGCCTGTTCGAACGCGGACGCGCCGGCTACGGCCTGACGCCGGCCGGCGACGAGATGGCCGCGATCGCCGATCGGATGGGCGACGACATCATCGCCTTCGAGCGCCGCGTCATGGGCCAAGACCTCGCGCCGACCGGGGAACTGCGCGTCACCACCAATGACAGCCTGCTGATCCACGGCCTGACGGACGTGTTCGCGAGCTTCCGCCGGGCCTATCCGGAGATCTCGCTCGACGTCGTGGTCGGCAACGCGGTGCTGAACCTGTCCAAGCGCGACGCCGACATCGCGCTGCGCGTCACCGCCTCGCCGCCCGAGACGCTGGTCGGCCGGCGGCTCGCCTCGATCTACTGGGCGGTCTACGGCCTCGCGCCGATGCGGCCCGTCGACAGCATCGAGGCGCTCGACCACCTGCCGTGGATCGGCCCCGGCGACATGCTCGGCCAGCTGCAGCGCTGGCTCCGCGACGTCGTCGGCGAGCACAAGATGGTCTACCGGCTGAACACCGTGCTCGGCATGGCCGAGGCGATCGCGGCCGGAATCGGCATCGGTCCCCTGCCCTGCTACATCGCGAACCGGTTTCCGGGCCTCGTGCGGCTCTACGATCCGCCGGGCCAGACGCCGCCGGGCCTGTGGATCCTGACCCATCCGGACCTGCGCTCCAGCGCCCGCATCCGCGCCTTCATGGACCATGTCGGCCAGGACCTGGCGAAGAAGCGGCCGCTGTTCGAGGGGGTGAGGGAGAGGGAGCTGGCGTGA
- a CDS encoding histidine phosphatase family protein has translation MAPPLIFVRHGETDWNVANRLQGQTDIPLNAKGRDQADAVGRDLAKAFPDLSGHAFIASPLSRAAETMRRVRAGLGLDPAAFGFDDRLREMTFGRWEGLTFDEIRAREPKAMKARDADRWGHRPPDGESYADVATRVAALLSELAGPTVLVSHGGVARVALALIGGGDREKLPRVHIQQGRAMVIENGGWRWA, from the coding sequence TTGGCCCCGCCGCTGATCTTCGTCCGCCACGGCGAGACCGACTGGAACGTCGCGAACCGGCTGCAGGGGCAGACCGACATCCCGCTCAATGCGAAGGGCCGCGATCAGGCCGACGCCGTGGGCCGGGATCTCGCCAAGGCGTTTCCGGATCTTTCCGGCCACGCCTTCATTGCGAGCCCTCTCTCGCGCGCCGCGGAGACCATGCGGCGGGTTCGCGCCGGCTTGGGCCTCGACCCTGCCGCTTTCGGTTTCGACGACCGCTTAAGGGAGATGACCTTCGGTCGTTGGGAGGGGCTCACCTTCGACGAGATCCGCGCCCGGGAGCCGAAGGCGATGAAGGCGCGCGACGCCGACCGCTGGGGCCACAGGCCGCCGGATGGCGAGAGCTACGCGGACGTCGCGACGCGCGTCGCGGCGCTCTTGAGCGAACTCGCCGGTCCGACGGTGCTTGTCTCCCATGGCGGCGTCGCCCGCGTCGCGCTGGCGCTGATCGGCGGCGGCGACCGGGAGAAGCTTCCGCGCGTGCACATCCAGCAGGGTAGGGCGATGGTGATCGAGAATGGCGGGTGGCGCTGGGCGTGA